Proteins encoded by one window of Mycolicibacterium cosmeticum:
- a CDS encoding alpha/beta fold hydrolase, producing the protein MTVVLVHGNPETDALWGPLVEALGRDDVIRLSPPGFGAPLPDGWAATYLDYRDWLEGELARIDGPIDLVGHDWGGNHVVNAMMHRPELVRSWATDIIGVFDPEYVWHEAAQIWQTPGAGEQFVDALVGGTVPERAERLAALGITAPVAAEIAEGLGPEMGRAILALYRSVPAPVLAEAGRQLGNAAARPGLCLLATEDHYTGSEEIRRRAADRAGARTEVLDGLGHWWMVQDPQRGAVVLTEFWESLQ; encoded by the coding sequence ATGACGGTGGTTCTGGTGCACGGCAATCCGGAGACCGACGCGCTGTGGGGCCCGCTGGTCGAGGCGCTGGGGCGCGATGACGTGATCCGGCTGTCCCCGCCGGGATTCGGTGCGCCCCTGCCGGACGGCTGGGCCGCCACCTACCTGGACTATCGCGACTGGCTGGAAGGCGAACTGGCTCGCATCGACGGCCCGATCGACCTGGTCGGCCATGACTGGGGCGGCAACCACGTGGTGAACGCGATGATGCACCGGCCGGAATTGGTGCGCAGCTGGGCCACCGACATCATCGGGGTGTTCGACCCCGAGTACGTCTGGCATGAGGCGGCCCAGATCTGGCAGACCCCCGGTGCCGGTGAGCAGTTCGTCGACGCGCTGGTCGGCGGGACCGTGCCGGAGCGCGCCGAGCGGCTGGCCGCACTCGGTATCACTGCGCCGGTGGCCGCCGAGATCGCCGAGGGTCTGGGCCCGGAGATGGGCCGGGCCATCCTCGCGCTGTACCGCTCCGTCCCGGCGCCGGTGCTGGCCGAAGCCGGCCGCCAGTTGGGTAATGCGGCCGCCCGGCCGGGACTGTGCCTGCTCGCCACCGAGGACCACTACACCGGCTCCGAGGAAATCCGCCGCCGGGCGGCCGATCGGGCAGGCGCCCGGACCGAGGTGCTCGACGGCCTGGGGCACTGGTGGATGGTGCAGGATCCACAGCGCGGTGCCGTGGTCCTGACCGAATTCTGGGAGTCTCTTCAGTAG